The proteins below are encoded in one region of Festucalex cinctus isolate MCC-2025b chromosome 2, RoL_Fcin_1.0, whole genome shotgun sequence:
- the pkig gene encoding cAMP-dependent protein kinase inhibitor gamma — MMDVETSYSDFINCDRTGRRNAVPDIAGEGKAEASASDVAKDLAEMELKDAGEPVASPPPEAEGSTSQDAQGGGGPS, encoded by the exons ATGATGGACGTGGAGACGTCGTACTCGGACTTCATCAACTGTGATCGTACCGGCCGCAGGAACGCGGTGCCCGACATCGCGGGCGAGGGCAAAGCGGAGGCCAGCGCTAGTGACGTCGCCAAAGACTTGGCCGAGATGGAGTTAAAGGATGCAG GCGAGCCCGTGGCATCTCCGCCCCCCGAGGCCGAGGGCTCCACCAGTCAAGACGCCCAAGGAGGTGGAGGCCCGTCCTAA